TGGGAATGGCCGGATTCGCGGCATCGCGAGCACTTTCTTTGAGAAATGATGATCCTGAGCGGGCGAGCCGGCCCTTTGACCGGGATCGGGACGGTTTTGTCCTGGGTGAAGGTGCAGGCATCCTGCTTCTGGAATCTTTGGAGACCGCGAAGCAGCGCAATGCGAAGATTTATGCCGAGATTGTTGGCTACGGAATGACCTCAGACGCGTATCATATTACGTCGCCTCCGAGTGACGGAGATGGGGCAGTACGCTGCATGAAACTTGCGCTGAAAGATGCCGGAATGCAATCCGGAGAGATTGACCATATCAATGCCCACGCCACATCAACGATGGCTGACGCCATTGAAACCCAGGCGATCAAGACGGTCTTTGGGGGGGACGTCTTAAAAATTCCGATCAGTGCCACCAAGTCAATGACGGGGCATCTCCTGGGTGCCGCGGGAGGGATTGAAGCCATTTTCAGTATTCTGGCGATCCATGAGGGGATAATTCCCCCCACCATTAATCTCGATCACCCCGACCCTAAATGTGATCTCGACTATACGCCCCTTCAGGCGCGAAAATGTAAAGTGGGCGCAGCCCTTTCGAACTCATTCGGTTTCGGCGGGACAAATTCGGTCCTGATCTTCAAAAAATATCAAGAACAATAGTTCAGGGCAATGAAGAGCCCCTTTCTTCGTACCTTCAGGACCCACTACCTTCAATGATACCGAAAGATCTCAAATCCCTGGAAAAAGAACTCTCCTATTTATTCGATGATCCGGTGCGCCTTCGACAGTCGTTGACGCATAAATCCTATCTGAATGAAAATAAAGAAATGGGAGTCAAGGATAATGAACGCCTTGAGTTCTTAGGGGATTCTGTCCTGGGCCTGATTATCAGTGACGCTCTCATGGAGAGGTTTCCTGAGGCCTCTGAAGGGGATTTGTCAAAAATGAAGGCCAGGATTGTCAGCGAAGAAACCCTGGCCCGAATCGCGAAGGGAATCGATCTTGGATCTTACCTCTACCTTGGCAGAGGAGAGGAGAGAACGCTCGGAAAAGAGAAGCCCTCGCTTCTAGCGGACGCGATGGAAGCGGTGATTGCCGCGATCTATCTTGACAAAGGATTT
The DNA window shown above is from Candidatus Manganitrophaceae bacterium and carries:
- the fabF gene encoding beta-ketoacyl-[acyl-carrier-protein] synthase II, producing the protein MKRRVVVTGMGLVSPLGVGVEKAWGALCAGKSGVGRITRFDPTGYPCQIAGEASDFVVADFVDTKEIKKMDTFIHYALAGSQMAMDDASFKVSPSNADRFGVYVGSGIGGLQAIEHWHSVLTKKGPKRVTPFFIPMSIINLASGQIGIRFGAKGPNSCAVSACATGNHCIGDAFRMIQYGDVDTMIAGGTEAAVTPLGMAGFAASRALSLRNDDPERASRPFDRDRDGFVLGEGAGILLLESLETAKQRNAKIYAEIVGYGMTSDAYHITSPPSDGDGAVRCMKLALKDAGMQSGEIDHINAHATSTMADAIETQAIKTVFGGDVLKIPISATKSMTGHLLGAAGGIEAIFSILAIHEGIIPPTINLDHPDPKCDLDYTPLQARKCKVGAALSNSFGFGGTNSVLIFKKYQEQ
- the rnc gene encoding ribonuclease III; its protein translation is MIPKDLKSLEKELSYLFDDPVRLRQSLTHKSYLNENKEMGVKDNERLEFLGDSVLGLIISDALMERFPEASEGDLSKMKARIVSEETLARIAKGIDLGSYLYLGRGEERTLGKEKPSLLADAMEAVIAAIYLDKGFTPVREVVLKQFEQCLKEVTLSKFASDYKTELQEQCQKRFGTLPVYAVVQETGPDHQKRFEIEIRINDAAYGLSSGNSKKEAEQGAAKIALEKLRESPQLS